The following are encoded in a window of Aedes albopictus strain Foshan unplaced genomic scaffold, AalbF5 HiC_scaffold_23, whole genome shotgun sequence genomic DNA:
- the LOC109422393 gene encoding 7SK snRNA methylphosphate capping enzyme bin3 has product MEGQTLVLPERGGGGRDEGGGEELRAFASVAERGAENDEGKRPLSVEKSQPDPPRTRSQGAGGGGSGCKKQQNKHFSRQQSNKGKKWKLNKFRRNQKESVGGVGKKKDQAKGLECGLSGTKAGDEKQNPLGANAEGKQQQGKSKHSNKNNNSLMQVRTKRLQSVSKFFLPDKRPRKDCIIPPTKFLLGGNISDPLNLNSLQNESENAVTPKSSPIPTPPHYKNKIEVIIPPNINDPLHLLDPVDSVEYEMQLCSPMKKKQRARNKRKRKSKSEKNNQSLDSSAGGNVGSQLGTSISETEATTAEEAQLEAPGSAVKNAEQSLEGGNTGDRDKATRCLRLDLEVCRKRRISESTSSSKNKVRRMDSMDKIVSPVVPQPGAWKRGHWPTMPVGGRNRTRTQSCTSNSDEPPLKQSVSEGETTIETPQSAEPELKVEDVVEPKPTTSEKETEPKPKPQEDSKYHYGNYDRYYGYRNLNEFIDVRLKVFLRNPYLFRDKDVLDIGCNVGLMTIAVAKMLHTKSITGIDIDEKLIAKARRNLTTHVRIHPGHAKFAGEAKLGAEKRKRRVSKKFSADEEKPAAKPEQDAPNEDKPGEDPPPVESTSKTEPPSSAAKKGQHPHPRRKFSGRHGHGKQHMHNHQHHHHHQHHHHHHHQQKKDPRKGRHSEFYPISFPLSMGNLGAKACLLDMAQKDHKFPNNVIFKTMNYVLKDESLMNYDTQQYDLILCLSVTKWIHLNFGDNGLKMAFKRMFNHLRPGGKLILEAQNWASYKKKKKLTDTTCENYKNIEFFPNKFHDYLLSPEVGFSHSYPLGIPRHLSKGFRRPIQLYVKGDFTPSQAQWSDTYHPQTPYVNHHNIYTDIATPTQNPCIWGSTTPYQPSYSTRCTPSHSFMATSPYYNPRQTDSYQPSYDAGNRRGSYCFASPLYSTTWSPPSDLRHRRSASNTPNSASIRSAENDEQYAQQQHRPHVYPPMEVFPLESATGRSVVAPGSASVRQTDSDSEPSSNSASQTPTRSQYDVDQSSNSPSTTHSQPDK; this is encoded by the exons ATGGAAGGCCAGACTTTAGTTCTCCCCGAACGAGGGGGTGGCGGAAGAGACGAAGGTGGAGGCGAAGAATTACGCGCTTTCGCTTCCGTTGCGGAAAGAGGAGCGGAAAACGATGAGGGAAAACGACCACTGTCTGTGGAGAAAAGCCAACCCGATCCGCCACGAACCCGTTCTCAAGGGGCCGGTGGCGGTGGGAGTGGGTGCAAGAAGCAACAGAACAAGCATTTCTCGCGACAACAGAGCAACAAAGGCAAAAAGTGGAAATTGAACAAGTTTCGGCGCAACCAGAAGGAAAGCGTTGGCGGGGTTGGAAAGAAGAAGGATCAAGCAAAAGGATTGGAGTGTGGTTTGAGTGGCACGAAAGCAGGAGATGAAAAGCAGAATCCGTTGGGAGCTAATGCGGAAGGCAAACAGCAACAGGGGAAGAGCAAACATTCAAACAAGAATAATAACAGCTTGATGCAAGTTAGAACAAAACGTTTGCAGTCAGTTTCGAAATTCTTTCTGCCTGATAAACGTCCCAGGAAGGATTGTATTATTCCGCCAACGAAATTCTTGCTGGGTGGCAACATTTCAGATCCTTTGAATTTGAACAGTTTGCAGAATGAGTCTGAAAATGCTGTTACCCCAAAATCTTCGCCCATTCCTACTCCTCcgcattataagaacaaaattgAAGTTATCATCCCGCCTAATATTAATGATCCGTTGCATTTGCTGGATCCGGTTGATTCGGTCGAATACGAAATGCAGCTTTGCTCGCCAATGAAGAAAAAACAGCGTGCTCGAAACAAACGCAAACGGAAATCGAAATCGGAAAAGAATAATCAGAGCTTGGATTCCAGCGCTGGTGGGAACGTCGGGAGTCAGCTGGGTACCAGCATTTCCGAAACCGAAGCAACCACAGCAGAGGAAGCCCAATTGGAAGCCCCAGGATCCGCCGTGAAGAATGCGGAACAATCACTGGAAGGTGGTAATACGGGGGACCGCGATAAGGCCACTCGGTGTCTGCGGCTGGATCTGGAAGTTTGTCGGAAAAGGCGAATTAGCGAAAGCACTAGTTCCAGCAAGAATAAAGTACGTCGGATGGACTCCATGGATAAGATTGTGAGCCCGGTAGTTCCTCAGCCGGGTGCATGGAAGCGTGGACATTGGCCGACGATGCCCGTCGGTGGACGAAATCGCACCCGCACACAATCATGCACTTCGAACAGCGATGAGCCGCCTCTCAAGCAATCTGTTTCGGAAGGAGAAACCACCATTGAGACTCCCCAATCTGCAGAGCCGGAGTTGAAGGTGGAAGATGTTGTGGAACCAAAACCCACTACCAGCGAAAAAGAGACAGAACCCAAGCCCAAGCCTCAGGAGGACTCGAAATATCATTACGGCAATTATGATCGATATTACGGGTATCGTAATCTGAACGAGTTCATCGACGTTCGGCTTAAAGTGTTCCTACGTAATCCGTATCTGTTCCGCGATAAGGACGTTCTCGATATCGGCTGCAACGTGGGACTGATGACGATTGCAGTGGCCAAAATGCTACACACAAAAAGCATCACCGGTATCGATATCGATGAGAAATTGATTGCCAAGGCCAGAAGAAATCTTACAACGCATgtcagaattcatccagggcaTGCAAAATTTGCCGGAGAAGCTAAGCTGGGTGCCGAAAAGAGGAAACGAAGGGTTTCAAAAAAGTTCTCAGCTGATGAGGAAAAGCCAGCAGCGAAACCGGAACAGGACGCTCCAAACGAAGATAAGCCCGGAGAAGATCCTCCGCCAGTTGAGTCAACGTCCAAAACGGAACCACCGTCGTCGGCAGCCAAGAAAGGTCAACATCCGCACCCACGTCGAAAGTTTTCCGGCCGACATGGCCATGGAAAGCAGCATATGCACaaccatcaacatcatcatcatcatcagcatcaccaccaccaccaccatcagcaGAAAAAGGACCCCAGGAAGGGTCGACACTCGGAGTTTTATCCGATTTCGTTTCCTCTATCGATGGGAAATCTTGGAGCCAAGGCGTGTCTGCTGGATATGGCACAGAAGGACCATAAATTTCCGAATAATGTGATCTTCAAAACG ATGAACTACGTTCTGAAGGACGAATCGCTGATGAACTACGATACTCAACAGTATGATCTGATTTTGTGTCTGTCTGTTACCAAGTGGATACATCTGAATTTCGGTGACAACGGACTGAAGATGGCGTTCAAACGAATGTTCAACCACCTTCGCCCTGGCGGAAAACTTATCCTTGAAGCTCAAAACTGGGCCAGTTACAAAAAGAAAAAGAAGCTAACG GATACAACATGcgaaaattataaaaatattgAGTTTTTCCCTAATAAGTTCCATGATTATCTTCTAAGTCCTGAAGTTGGATTCAGTCATAGTTATCCTCTGGGCATTCCTCGACATTTAAGCAAGGGTTTTCGTCGACCAATTCAG TTATACGTAAAGGGCGATTTTACTCCTAGCCAGGCCCAATGGAGTGACACATACCACCCGCAGACGCCGTACGTCAATCACCACAATATATACACGGACATTGCCACCCCTACGCAGAACCCCTGTATTTGGGGTTCCACGACACCGTATCAGCCAAGTTACAGCACCCGTTGTACACCGTCGCACAGTTTTATGGCCACGTCGCCCTACTATAACCCGAGGCAAACCGATAGCTACCAACCGAGCTATGATGCGGGCAATCGTCGCGGTAGCTACTGTTTCGCGTCGCCACTCTACTCGACGACCTGGTCGCCCCCGTCGGATCTGCGCCACAGGCGATCCGCCTCCAACACACCGAATTCGGCCAGTATTAGAAGCGCAGAAAACGACGAACAGTACGCACAACAGCAGCATCGTCCCCATGTATATCCTCCCATGGAGGTGTTTCCACTAGAATCGGCCACCGGTCGGTCGGTGGTGGCACCCGGGTCGGCTAGCGTTCGGCAAACGGATTCCGATTCGGAACCGTCGTCGAATTCGGCCTCACAAACGCCCACTCGATCGCAGTACGATGTTGACCAATCGTCCAATTCACCCAGCACTACGCATTCGCAACCGGACAAGTAG